The Pectobacterium wasabiae CFBP 3304 DNA segment GGACGTGCTCGCCATTCTACTTTCCGACGGCCGGATTCTGTACGGCCGCCCCTACGACGATTCGTATATCAATCGAAATGTGTCAAGTGGCCCACTCTTTTCAGAATATCTGAGACAGTCCGAAAGCGGGACCGCGACGTTTGTCTCGACGCTCGACCACATCGAACGTATTTATGGCTACACAAAATTAAAGCGTTACCCCATCGTTATCGCTGCGGGTTTCGATCTTGAGTTGGTTCTCAGTAAATGGCGAACGGACAGTTTGGTCTACTGTGCCATTACGCTCATTTTGCTGCTCACGATGACCCTGCTGGGCCTGATCGTACTGCGGCAGATCCGCATGAATTTAAAAAATCAGATCGATTTAACCATCGTGCGTGATGAGCTCACGTCGGTTAACCATACCCTGCAAACGCTGGCGTTGTTTGATGGCCTGACAGGCTTGGCTAACCGCCGCCAGTTTGATATTTTCCTACAGCAAACCCTCTCGCGAGTTGCCGGTACGCAGCAGTGTATGGCGCTGATCATGATCGACGTTGATGCCTTCAAGAAATATAACGACCATTATGGGCATGTGGCTGGCGATGAGTGCCTGCGCAAAATTGGTCGCATCTTGAACAACATGCCGAAGCGTAAAGAAGATTTAGTCGCCCGTTATGGCGGCGAGGAATTCGCTATCATCATCACTGATACCGATAAGCAAGGTGTGATCACGCTCGCTCAGCGCGTACTGGATTTAGTGCGGGAGGAAAAAATCCCCCATGAAATGACGCTGTTTCCAGAAAAGATCGTCACCATTAGCGCCGGAGCCTATGTGTTCTGCGTCGATAACCCACTGCCAGCGGCAACATCCATTATCGATATTGCCGATGCCGCGCTGTATCGCGCCAAAAATGGCGGTAAAAACCGGTTCGAGGTCAGTGAATAGCGATATCAATTGGAATTAATGTTGACGCAATGCCTGACAGCACGCGCAGGTTCTGAC contains these protein-coding regions:
- a CDS encoding sensor domain-containing diguanylate cyclase, which produces MRVSTHNKDSCYHMPLQKLMLIFMLFIITTVVALNGWTVFNSHQQLIDSTERNAKNLSLSLARHAEDTFLQVDILLQDLQERIDKDGLSPAQIIRLGDILKNRKTTLPQLHGILIYDEKGEWLVSSAGTKPTNANNADREYFRYHQNNVNKDMYIGSVITSRSTGDLIIPVSMRISKPDGSFNGVLLATLSLNYFKQYYGYYSMGNMDVLAILLSDGRILYGRPYDDSYINRNVSSGPLFSEYLRQSESGTATFVSTLDHIERIYGYTKLKRYPIVIAAGFDLELVLSKWRTDSLVYCAITLILLLTMTLLGLIVLRQIRMNLKNQIDLTIVRDELTSVNHTLQTLALFDGLTGLANRRQFDIFLQQTLSRVAGTQQCMALIMIDVDAFKKYNDHYGHVAGDECLRKIGRILNNMPKRKEDLVARYGGEEFAIIITDTDKQGVITLAQRVLDLVREEKIPHEMTLFPEKIVTISAGAYVFCVDNPLPAATSIIDIADAALYRAKNGGKNRFEVSE